The Trichoplusia ni isolate ovarian cell line Hi5 chromosome 10, tn1, whole genome shotgun sequence genome window below encodes:
- the LOC113497907 gene encoding beta-secretase 1-like, which translates to MCNYVNMSVLFTILQICFVYNIKEAYSEEINLYGDAGQAYSVEAYLGHPHQKLKLLVDTGSTTLAIASYARENSNEYFHPDNSSSIYDSGKSVQAEYSQGMWSGRLVSDFIKFPSLQSIPEVRSDIALITQSHKFFMNGSGWQGLLGLAYLPVGAWGNGVVVESWLDSVDRTLHRPISFHLKLCGPISKTNTTHYGYFKMLDDHAPQVNSTKIFRTPILRKRWYEVGVLSISVMSTLSEADQTVMDTAKNPNIDMCLKLNAEKSIVDSGTTNIRLPDSLFRQVVDELKNIYRSSQVLILDEFWYQGEAACWPEPQVWTLPWLAIDLLSSDADNQYFRLEIPPQNYMRVVGVYNSSDKTGTVSEYCYKLGIEAGGSETVLGYTAMEGLKVIFNRSAGWIGWQTSDCGANARISGPYNTTISFKTTCELLRPVSDVAISIRAAQWALCAISIIAAGVLIYLLAPCIKTFFVKRLPSSQQISLSQAALVEQES; encoded by the exons ATGTGTAACTATGTAAATATGTCggttttgtttactattttgCAAATATGTTTTGTCTATAATATTAAAGAGGCTTATAGCGAAGAGATCAATTTATATGGAGATGCTGGACAGGCATACTCCGTGGAAGCATATTTAGGTCATCCCCATCAAAAG cTTAAATTACTAGTGGATACTGGAAGCACAACACTAGCTATAGCATCATATGCTCGAGAGAATAGCAATGAATACTTCCATCCTGATAACTCCAGCAGTATCTATGATAGTGGGAAGAGt GTCCAAGCAGAATATTCCCAAGGCATGTGGTCGGGCCGACTTGTGTCAGACTTCATTAAATTCCCATCTTTGCAGAGTATACCAGAAGTGAGATCAGATATAGCTCTTATCACACAAAGTCACAAGTTTTTCATGAATGGGTCAGGATGGCAG GGGTTACTTGGTCTTGCTTACTTACCAGTTGGTGCTTGGGGTAATGGCGTTGTTGTGGAGTCCTGGCTAGACTCTGTTGATCGCACGTTACACAGACCTATATCCTTCCATTTAAAACTCTGTGGACCAATAAGCAAGACAAATACAACTCATTatggatattttaaaatgcttg ATGATCACGCACCACAAGTGAACAGCACCAAGATATTCCGTACACCGATCTTACGTAAACGTTGGTACGAAGTTGGTGTATTATCAATATCGGTCATGAGTACATTATCAGAAGCTGATCAAACAGTAATGGACACCGCCAAAAACCCGAACATTGATATGTGCCTAAAGTTAAATGCTGAGAAGAGCATTGTAGATAGTGGAACTACTAATATTAGGCTGCCTGATAGTTTGTTTCGacag GTCGTCGATGAACTAAAGAATATTTATCGAAGTTCACAAGTGTTAATATTAGACGAATTTTGGTATCAAGGCgag GCGGCCTGTTGGCCTGAGCCTCAAGTCTGGACGTTGCCTTGGTTGGCGATAGATCTTCTCAGCTCTGATGCCGACAATCAGTATTTTAGGCTGGAAATCCCTCCACAG AACTATATGCGGGTAGTAGGTGTATACAACAGCAGTGATAAGACGGGAACAGTTTCGGAGTATTGCTACAAGCTGGGTATTGAGGCGGGCGGTAGTGAAACAGTGCTTGGTTATACCGCCATGGAAGGATTAAag GTAATCTTCAACAGGTCAGCCGGCTGGATCGGCTGGCAGACTTCTGATTGTGGAGCAAACGCTCGTATATCTGGTCCGTACAACACAACCATCTCTTTCAAAACAACCTGCGAACTTCTCAGACCAGTTTCTGACGTCGCTATATCAATAAGGGCGGCCCAATGGGCGCTATGTGCCATTTCTATTATAGCAGCTGgcgtattaatttatttattagcacCCTGTATAAAGACTTTCTTTGTAAAAAGACTGCCAAGTTCTCAACAGATCTCGTTATCACAAGCAGCTTTAGTCGAACAAGAGTCGTAA
- the LOC113497908 gene encoding replication factor C subunit 3, with the protein MSLWVDKHRPRDLMKLDYHKDQAVRLKSLVQQSDFPHLLVYGPSGAGKKTRIMCLLRELYGSGVERLRQETMNFTTPSNKKIEIMTVSSNYHIEVNPTDVGIHDRVVIMDLVKHVAQTHQIDSSGQREFKVVILNEVDDLTKDAQHALRRTMEKYVATCRLILIANSISRVIPAIRSRCLTIRVPAPTESEIASVLQVVCKKESLNIPMELAMRIAKSADRNIRRALLMCEACKVQQYAFTANQKIPEPDWQQFIRETASMILSEQSPKKLLEVRQKLYDLIIHGVPPDMIFAGLLKELVRNCDMAMKCQIASHAADYEHRMRLGNKHIFHLEAFVAKFMAIYKKFVEESMGDAF; encoded by the coding sequence atgagtcTTTGGGTAGATAAACATAGACCGAGAGATTTAATGAAACTAGATTATCACAAAGATCAAGCAGTTCGATTGAAAAGTCTTGTGCAGCAAAGTGACTTTCCGCATCTTCTTGTTTACGGACCGTCAGGAGCCGGAAAAAAAACACGTATCATGTGTTTACTAAGGGAACTTTACGGTTCGGGCGTAGAAAGACTACGGCAAGAAACAATGAATTTTACGACACCATCCAAtaagaaaatagaaattatGACTGTAAGTAGCAACTACCACATTGAAGTCAATCCAACTGATGTCGGTATTCACGATCGGGTTGTTATCATGGATTTGGTGAAGCATGTTGCTCAAACTCATCAAATTGACTCTTCAGGTCAAAGGGAGTTCAAAGTTGTCATATTGAATGAAGTAGATGATTTAACCAAAGATGCACAGCATGCATTACGTCGAACCATGGAGAAATATGTCGCTACTTGTCGTCTTATCCTTATTGCAAACTCAATTTCTCGTGTCATTCCTGCAATTAGGTCTCGATGTTTGACTATCAGAGTTCCTGCACCTACGGAAAGTGAGATAGCATCTGTGCTCCAAGTAGtttgtaaaaaagaaagtttgaaTATACCTATGGAGTTAGCCATGCGCATTGCCAAATCTGCTGACCGTAATATAAGGAGGGCACTGCTTATGTGTGAAGCTTGTAAAGTCCAACAATACGCATTTACAGCAAATCAAAAGATACCAGAACCAGACTGGCAGCAGTTTATAAGAGAGACAGCTTCAATGATATTATCTGAACAGTCTCCAAAAAAGTTGTTGGAGGTTCGTCAAAAGCTATATGACCTCATTATACATGGAGTACCACCAGACATGATTTTTGCTGGACTGTTGAAGGAATTGGTACGTAACTGTGATATGGCAATGAAATGTCAAATAGCCAGTCATGCAGCAGACTACGAACATAGAATGAGATTAGGCAATAAACACATATTCCACCTTGAAGCCTTTGTTGCTAAGTTTATGGCTATCTATAAGAAGTTTGTTGAAGAATCTATGGGTGATGCATTTTAA
- the LOC113497909 gene encoding juvenile hormone-binding protein-like, translating into MFPRAATTCHNRTCSIILFIPLFNKRRCEHNFICAPTFQIRFFVFEKISSVYNVGANKGLFFAVISASKMVLGRVQLAFCVVLFQTVLHCDGQFERTNYEMSPLPFPTCRADNLECLRRSLRTFFFLMDSGQFDMKPIDPAIINSVALALPEQQMSILLRRVNVTGARWTKLTERRFNLKSGKSGVIFNSDLHVTGQISLEIAGREGPHNGFITMDIHGAETNITYPWTIQRGIDNEDYIVIGPERIAVRNMRIPTYFLQPNDLDAYIIDEALQAKQSILDHFSNEITAALMHSIIDNFRLFSTKVPIKHYYKYMNEKKINN; encoded by the exons ATGTTTCCACGAGCTGCCACCACTTGTCATAACAGAACTTGTTCTATAATTCTCTTCATCCCACTATTCAACAAAAGACGGTGTGAACACAACTTTATCTGTGCTCCAACGTTTCAAATccggttttttgtttttgagaaaataaGCTCGGTATATAACGTTGGGGCTAACAAGGGACTTTTCTTCGCAGTTATTAGTGCAAGCAAGATGGTACTCGGTCGTGTGCAACTCGCCTTTTGTGTTGTTCTGTTTCAAACTGTATTACATTGTGACGGTCAGTTCGAGCGTACGAATTATGAAA TGTCACCGCTACCATTTCCGACATGCCGAGCTGACAACTTAGAATGCCTACGACGCAGTCTAAGGACTTTCTTCTTTCTAATGGACTCTGGACAATTTGACATGAAGCCGATAGATCCAGCTATAATAAACAGTGTGGCCTTAGCTTTACCTGAACAGCAAATGTCGATTTTGCTGAGAAGGGTCAACGTCACAGGCGCCAGGTGGACCAAACTTACCGAAAGGAG GTTCAATTTAAAAAGCGGCAAAAGTGGAGTTATTTTCAACAGTGATTTGCATGTGACAGGACAGATAAGCTTGGAGATAGCCGGAAGAGAAGGCCCTCATAACGGTTTTATAACAATGGATATTC ACGGCGCAGAGACCAACATAACTTATCCGTGGACCATACAACGGGGCATCGATAATGAGGATTATATTGTAATCGGTCCAGAGAGGATAGCTGTCAGGAATATGCGaatacctacgtattttttACAACCAA atgatTTAGATGCATACATAATTGATGAAGCTCTGCAGGCAAAGCAATCCATCTTAGATCATTTTTCAAATGAAATCACAGCAGCTTTGATGCATTCCATAATTGATAATTTCAGATTATTCTCAACTAAAGTACCAatcaaacattattataaatatatgaatgaaaaaaagataaacaattaa